One Baekduia alba genomic window, GACCGCGACGTGACCGGCAGCCTCGGCGTCGCCGTCCTGGCCGTCCACGCACCCGACGGCGCGTCGCTCCTGCGCCTCGCCGACCGCGCGCTGTACGCCGCCAAGGGCGGCGGACGCAACCGCGTCGAGGTCGCCGTGGTCGAGCCCGCGGCGACGCTTCCGGCGCTCTAGTGTCACGACACGCGGCCAGGCCGCGTCCATCCGTCGCAAGTGGCGCTCAACCTGGGGTGGGTCGCGGTCGACAACCCGGGTGTGGACCAGGTCAGTCGCCCCATGCAGATCGCCCTCGTGGCCGTCGTGCTGCTCGCCGGCATGTGGTTCACGGTGCTCAAGCCCAAGCCCGCCGATGACTCGGCGCCGGCTGCTGCCGCCGCACCCGCGGCCGCCGCTCCGGCCGCGTCCTCGGCGCCCGTCGCGCCCGGTGTGAAGGGTCTCGCGACCGCCGTCGACAAGGCCAAGGCCGCCTCGGCGACCTCGGACGCGACCAACGCGAAGATCGACTCCGCCTCCGGCGGCGGCAACACCAGCGCCGCCGCGACCGCGACGGCCGCGACGCCGAAGCTCGCGCCCAAGCCGGCCACCAGCGCGCCCGCCGCCAAGAAGAGCACGGCCGCCAAGAGCACGGCGAAGGCCAAGGCCACCAAGCCGGCCGCCGCCAAGCCCGGCACGAAGGCCGCGACGACCAAGGCGACGGCGAGCAAGCCCGCCGCGGCCACGCCGGCCGCCACCGCGCCCGCCGCCGCCAAGCCGGCCGCCACCAAGACTTCCACCGCGACCGCGA contains:
- a CDS encoding GGDEF domain-containing protein; its protein translation is MRDSDLVGRIGGEEFVVLAPDTDVAGALVLAETLRAALAAERIPDLDRDVTGSLGVAVLAVHAPDGASLLRLADRALYAAKGGGRNRVEVAVVEPAATLPAL